A genomic window from Populus alba chromosome 19, ASM523922v2, whole genome shotgun sequence includes:
- the LOC118036729 gene encoding heavy metal-associated isoprenylated plant protein 28: protein MQEQGAKLVKAPPPRVHMNCAGCERLVKNALEKVKGDIDIDMGLQKVTVTGWADQKKVLKTVCKTRRRAELWQLPYNPQHHSYSDHYYNQNQVNGPLTYHAPQPSSSYNYYKHGYDSNDHGYYHHLVHSSIFNHQTGAIFSDENPHGCSIM from the exons AGTGCATATGAATTGTGCTGGATGCGAGAGATTGGTGAAAAATGCTCTGGAAAAAGTCAAAG GTGACATAGATATAGATATGGGGTTGCAAAAGGTGACGGTCACAGGATGGGCTGACCAAAAGAAGGTTCTAAAGACAGTTTGTAAGACAAGAAGAAGGGCTGAGCTCTGGCAATTACCTTACAATCCACAGCATCATAGCTATTCTGACCATTACTACAACCAAAACCAAGTTAACGGTCCACTTACTTACCATGCTCCTCAGCCTTCCTCTTCTTACAATTACTACAAGCATGGATATGATAGCAACGATCATGGTTATTATCATCATCTGGTGCATTCCTCCATCTTTAACCACCAAACAGGAGCAATTTTCAGCGATGAAAACCCTCATGGTTGTTCTATAATGTGA